One window of the Bacteroidia bacterium genome contains the following:
- a CDS encoding DapH/DapD/GlmU-related protein, with protein sequence MIRLSKGSIECGANVKIAPTVIFLRGDNMGGEVAKVRIGSGSIIRDGTIIYEGVTLGQNVIIDHNCIVREFCVIADNTRLMNNSELGREIKIGENSRISGFLANRSLVGNNTSMFGSLLHTNKKHGGGLIETSPRIGSNVMIGKQSLIIGAVEVKDGMKIRAGSIVTEKTIVLDPYFLERFFKRV encoded by the coding sequence ATGATACGTCTTTCAAAAGGGAGCATTGAATGCGGTGCGAATGTCAAAATTGCCCCTACCGTAATATTCCTTCGCGGTGATAACATGGGTGGTGAAGTGGCTAAAGTCCGAATTGGCAGTGGTTCAATAATCAGAGATGGAACTATTATATATGAAGGAGTTACATTGGGTCAGAATGTTATAATAGACCACAACTGTATTGTAAGAGAATTCTGTGTGATTGCAGACAACACAAGGCTGATGAATAACTCTGAACTTGGAAGAGAAATAAAGATTGGAGAAAACTCCAGAATATCTGGCTTCCTTGCGAATCGATCTCTTGTCGGTAACAACACAAGTATGTTTGGATCGCTCCTTCATACCAATAAGAAGCACGGAGGTGGATTAATTGAAACTTCACCAAGAATAGGTTCGAACGTCATGATCGGAAAACAATCATTAATAATTGGAGCAGTTGAGGTTAAAGATGGAATGAAGATCAGGGCTGGCTCCATAGTAACCGAGAAAACTATTGTCTTAGACCCCTATTTCTTGGAGAGATTTTTCAAAAGAGTTTAG
- a CDS encoding SDR family oxidoreductase produces the protein MNVVLITGGSGLIGASTVNAFLESGYEVLNADLVDNESLTKESGYSFLEFDIRSEESIEKLTKVLAKENRCLQHLVSIAGGAIHSEFYSLSQMTLNDIKQSIELNLVGHIQLVASLKPLLEGSSCSNKTITLVSSINAILNFGLPAYSAAKSGLLGFVRVAASEFGFSDIRVNSVVPGTVVNNSRNEPKDYSQYLKGSSLNRFSTPQEVAETILLLADRMTAITGQGITVDCGQSISGTYRHDI, from the coding sequence ATGAACGTAGTACTAATAACTGGTGGGAGTGGCTTAATAGGAGCATCAACAGTCAATGCTTTTCTTGAATCTGGCTACGAGGTGTTGAACGCTGACTTAGTAGATAATGAATCGCTAACCAAAGAATCTGGATATAGTTTTCTTGAGTTTGATATTCGCTCCGAAGAATCAATTGAGAAATTGACCAAGGTGCTTGCCAAAGAAAATCGGTGCCTTCAGCATCTTGTTAGTATCGCAGGTGGAGCGATTCACAGTGAGTTCTATAGCCTTAGCCAAATGACACTTAACGACATAAAGCAATCCATTGAGTTGAATTTAGTTGGGCATATTCAACTTGTAGCTAGCTTGAAGCCTTTGTTGGAAGGAAGTAGTTGTTCTAATAAAACTATTACCCTCGTTTCATCTATAAATGCTATATTGAACTTTGGGCTACCTGCATATAGTGCCGCGAAAAGCGGATTATTAGGGTTTGTGCGAGTAGCTGCTTCTGAATTTGGTTTTAGCGATATACGAGTAAACTCGGTTGTTCCTGGTACCGTAGTTAACAATTCTCGTAATGAGCCAAAGGACTACAGTCAATACTTGAAAGGAAGCTCCTTGAACCGTTTTTCCACTCCTCAAGAGGTGGCCGAGACTATACTTCTATTAGCTGATCGCATGACTGCGATAACTGGTCAGGGGATTACAGTAGATTGTGGCCAATCTATAAGTGGAACCTATCGTCATGATATATGA
- a CDS encoding ABC transporter ATP-binding protein, whose amino-acid sequence MSSPKDKKSFRDQFSAMKNLPRFFRLIWDTSKGLSMANILLRFVKSAIPLAQLYIGKLLIDEVIRLISAGTEGGLNYLWLLVALELALAIFSDLLNRGITLCDSLLGDLISNRTSVMLIEHAARLDLYHFEDATFYDKLERARRQTISRTVLMSQVLSQFQDIITLLFLAGGLVAFNPWLLLILVVAVIPAFLGETHFNERTYSLSRSWTPERRELDYLRYIGASDETAKEIKVFNLSGFIAERFRVLADKYYYANRKLALRRSLWGSGLSTFGTLAYYAAYVYILLQTVSGAITVGSLTFYAGSFERMRGLLQAIMSRFSQIAEGALYLQDLFDFFAIKPNIALGENKRKVPRPIQQGFTFEDVGFKYLNSDKWALRHVSFHLKAGEKLALVGENGAGKTTLVKLLARLYDPAEGRILLDGIDLKEYDLHDLRQAIGIIFQDYVRFQLSAAENIAVGDIVDVSNRPRITTSAVKSLADSVISKLPDAYEQRLGKRFQDGVELSGGEWQKVALARAYMRDAQLLILDEPTAALDARAEHEVFLRFSELISGKSAVLISHRFSTVRMADRILFLENGQRKEMGTHQELLAKGGKYAELFRLQAKGYV is encoded by the coding sequence ATGTCATCACCAAAGGACAAGAAGAGTTTTCGCGATCAGTTCAGTGCGATGAAGAACCTGCCCCGGTTTTTCCGGCTAATTTGGGATACGAGCAAAGGGCTTAGCATGGCCAACATCCTGTTGCGCTTCGTTAAGTCGGCTATACCGCTGGCGCAGCTTTATATCGGAAAACTGCTGATTGACGAAGTGATAAGGCTGATCAGCGCTGGCACGGAAGGCGGGCTGAACTACCTGTGGCTGCTGGTGGCGCTGGAACTGGCGCTGGCCATTTTCAGCGACCTGCTGAACCGCGGCATCACGCTTTGCGACAGCCTGCTGGGCGACCTGATTTCCAACCGCACTTCCGTGATGCTCATCGAACATGCTGCACGGTTGGACCTCTACCACTTCGAGGATGCCACGTTCTATGACAAACTGGAGCGGGCCAGGCGGCAGACCATCAGCCGGACGGTGCTTATGTCGCAGGTGTTGTCGCAATTCCAGGACATCATTACACTGCTGTTCCTGGCGGGCGGGCTGGTGGCCTTCAACCCGTGGCTGCTGCTGATCCTGGTGGTGGCGGTGATTCCCGCCTTTCTTGGCGAAACCCACTTTAACGAGCGCACCTACTCGCTTTCCCGCTCCTGGACGCCCGAACGCAGGGAACTGGACTACCTGCGCTACATCGGGGCGAGTGACGAAACGGCCAAGGAAATCAAGGTCTTCAATCTTTCGGGCTTTATCGCGGAGCGCTTCCGGGTGCTAGCAGACAAATATTACTACGCCAACCGGAAGCTGGCCCTCAGGCGCAGCCTCTGGGGAAGCGGCCTTAGCACATTCGGGACGCTGGCCTACTATGCGGCCTACGTTTACATCCTGCTGCAAACGGTGAGCGGGGCGATCACGGTGGGCAGCCTCACCTTTTATGCCGGCTCCTTTGAGCGGATGCGCGGGCTGTTGCAAGCCATTATGTCGCGCTTTTCGCAGATTGCCGAGGGCGCGCTCTACCTCCAAGACCTGTTCGATTTCTTCGCCATTAAACCCAACATTGCACTGGGCGAAAACAAGCGGAAAGTACCGCGGCCCATTCAGCAGGGTTTCACGTTTGAGGATGTGGGTTTTAAATATCTGAATAGCGACAAATGGGCGCTGCGCCATGTGAGTTTCCATTTGAAGGCCGGGGAAAAGCTGGCATTGGTAGGCGAAAACGGGGCGGGCAAAACCACGCTGGTAAAGCTGCTGGCCAGGCTTTATGATCCTGCGGAAGGGCGGATTTTACTGGATGGCATTGATCTGAAGGAATATGACCTGCACGACCTCCGCCAGGCAATTGGGATCATCTTCCAGGATTATGTGCGGTTCCAGCTATCGGCTGCGGAGAACATTGCCGTGGGCGACATTGTGGATGTCAGCAACCGTCCGCGCATCACCACTTCTGCCGTGAAAAGCCTGGCCGATTCCGTGATCAGCAAACTCCCGGATGCGTATGAGCAGCGGCTCGGTAAGCGCTTCCAGGATGGCGTAGAGCTATCCGGTGGTGAGTGGCAAAAAGTGGCGCTGGCAAGGGCCTACATGCGCGATGCCCAACTCCTGATCCTGGACGAGCCCACAGCCGCTCTCGATGCCCGTGCCGAACACGAGGTCTTCCTCCGCTTTTCAGAACTGATCTCCGGTAAGTCAGCCGTCCTGATTTCCCACCGTTTCAGCACCGTCCGCATGGCCGACCGTATCCTATTCCTGGAAAACGGCCAGCGAAAAGAAATGGGCACCCACCAAGAACTGCTGGCGAAGGGCGGCAAATATGCGGAGTTGTTTAGGTTGCAGGCGAAGGGGTATGTGTAG
- a CDS encoding NAD-dependent epimerase/dehydratase family protein, with the protein MIFVTGGTGFIGSYLLYYLTFSTEKIVAIRRASSSMEQVKNVFRFLDELGEGNQQQKLENIEWRQADILDAAELEEAMQGAEQVYHVAALVSFNRRRKDAIIETNVNGTANVVDAAMANNVKKLGYVSSIGALYKRPGQMLDEESHIENFIFPSRYSESKYFGEMEAWRGAAEGLPCAIVNPGVVLAPGDFSHGPPKLFSSVANGLKFYTPGATGFVDARDVARALIGLMNSEIKNERYVLVSENWKFLDLFNSIAECLNVPAPRIKANRLMSELVWRAESIRSLLTGSEPFITRELAQAAQLSYFFKNEKIKNALNFDFIPLKKTIEDTCRIYLNEQEL; encoded by the coding sequence ATGATTTTCGTTACCGGAGGCACCGGGTTTATCGGCTCCTATCTTCTCTACTATCTCACTTTCAGCACGGAAAAAATTGTAGCCATAAGGCGGGCTTCAAGTTCGATGGAGCAGGTGAAGAATGTATTTCGCTTTCTGGATGAGCTCGGAGAGGGCAATCAGCAGCAGAAGTTGGAGAATATTGAATGGCGGCAAGCGGATATCCTGGATGCTGCGGAACTCGAAGAGGCCATGCAGGGCGCTGAACAGGTATATCACGTAGCGGCTTTGGTATCCTTCAACCGCAGGCGGAAAGACGCGATCATTGAAACCAATGTGAACGGAACGGCCAATGTAGTAGATGCTGCAATGGCCAATAACGTGAAAAAGCTTGGCTACGTAAGTTCCATTGGAGCGCTATACAAGCGGCCCGGCCAAATGCTGGACGAAGAAAGCCATATTGAGAATTTCATTTTTCCTTCCCGGTATTCTGAAAGCAAGTATTTTGGCGAAATGGAAGCGTGGCGTGGAGCGGCTGAAGGATTGCCCTGCGCCATCGTCAATCCGGGTGTGGTGCTCGCTCCGGGCGATTTCAGTCACGGACCGCCCAAGCTTTTCAGTTCTGTAGCCAATGGCCTGAAATTCTATACCCCTGGCGCCACCGGATTTGTTGATGCAAGGGATGTTGCCCGTGCTTTGATTGGCCTTATGAATTCAGAGATAAAAAATGAACGATATGTACTCGTCTCGGAAAATTGGAAGTTTTTGGACCTTTTTAATTCCATCGCTGAATGCTTAAATGTTCCGGCTCCGCGAATAAAAGCCAACCGCCTGATGAGCGAATTGGTATGGCGTGCGGAAAGCATTCGCAGCCTCCTCACAGGCAGCGAGCCCTTTATTACCAGGGAACTGGCGCAGGCTGCACAATTATCCTACTTCTTTAAGAATGAAAAAATAAAGAATGCGCTGAATTTTGATTTTATTCCATTAAAGAAAACAATTGAGGATACCTGCCGGATATATTTAAATGAACAGGAACTGTGA
- a CDS encoding glycosyltransferase family 1 protein, with protein sequence MKIGINARLLVDGKMDGIGWFAYETLRRIVELHPEHQFIYFFDRLFHDKFITSNNITPVVLQPQARHPLLWYLFFEFSIPRALNKYRPDLFFSPDGFLSLNTRVPSVSVLHDLAYEHFPEQVPYLGRKFYRYYMPRYARKAVRLGTVSEYSKQEIARHYHIDPAKIDVVYNGANKAYGPVAAEVQEMTRKKYTRGAPYFIFIGGMYPRKNLKRLLLGFNEFKQHDEQGIKLLVIGRAAYKSDEIMVTHEAIHHKEDVYFLGRINGEEEVRNLLASAMAMTYVSLFEGFGIPVLEAMRSGVPVITSRSSSLPEVAGEAAVYCDPFSINDIAAAMQKVAEDPELRQKMSKMGFEQEQKFSWDRSARLLWQCIEKSFSGLPNLQT encoded by the coding sequence ATGAAAATAGGAATAAATGCACGGCTCCTGGTGGATGGAAAAATGGATGGAATTGGATGGTTTGCCTACGAAACCCTGAGACGCATCGTGGAATTGCACCCTGAGCATCAGTTCATTTATTTTTTTGACCGCCTTTTCCATGATAAATTCATTACCTCAAATAATATTACACCAGTGGTTTTGCAGCCGCAGGCTCGCCATCCGCTGCTTTGGTACTTGTTCTTTGAATTTTCCATTCCGCGGGCATTGAATAAATACAGGCCGGATCTCTTTTTTTCGCCTGACGGATTTCTTTCATTAAATACCCGCGTCCCTTCCGTTTCTGTATTGCACGATCTGGCGTATGAACATTTCCCGGAGCAGGTGCCGTACCTGGGGAGGAAATTTTATCGCTACTACATGCCGCGCTATGCCAGAAAGGCGGTGAGGCTCGGAACGGTATCAGAATATTCAAAGCAGGAAATTGCCCGCCACTATCATATTGACCCGGCAAAAATTGATGTGGTGTACAACGGGGCCAACAAGGCATACGGACCGGTAGCTGCGGAAGTGCAGGAAATGACGCGCAAAAAATATACACGGGGCGCTCCGTATTTTATTTTTATTGGCGGAATGTATCCACGTAAAAATCTGAAGCGTTTGCTCCTGGGATTTAATGAATTTAAACAGCACGATGAACAAGGAATAAAGCTTTTGGTAATTGGCCGTGCAGCTTACAAAAGTGATGAGATAATGGTAACGCATGAGGCGATCCATCACAAAGAGGACGTATATTTTCTGGGCCGGATAAACGGGGAAGAAGAGGTTCGGAATCTCCTGGCTTCGGCTATGGCAATGACCTACGTATCGCTTTTTGAAGGATTTGGAATACCGGTGCTGGAAGCGATGAGAAGCGGAGTTCCCGTCATTACTTCACGCTCAAGCTCGCTGCCCGAAGTGGCCGGAGAAGCCGCAGTTTATTGCGATCCTTTTTCTATAAACGATATTGCAGCAGCCATGCAAAAAGTAGCAGAAGATCCTGAACTGCGGCAGAAAATGTCGAAGATGGGTTTTGAGCAGGAGCAGAAATTCTCCTGGGACCGGTCGGCCCGGCTGTTATGGCAGTGCATCGAAAAATCCTTTAGCGGCTTACCAAACCTTCAGACATGA
- a CDS encoding O-antigen ligase family protein, whose protein sequence is MKKIFPYIGPAGATLFLLGLSLSRVLITAGLVLMLLHPLLNDDFATFRRQLFRNKAALLLLLLFCIILFNGIFTDNQSGFVDSVIIRLPLLFMPFALASPTYYKRKNLLFFVLVFIAGIGTAGVFTLSYFLLHYEEVMRDIQAHQPVIIIGGLNHIYYSVMLAFALLASFVLLWQKWIAQVWLRRALYLFIVLGLIFLHSLSARTGMLAFYGSLLLIVLYIAFMKKRYLTGIASVAALGGMLLLAFWFVKPFQARVQQSMQDISVFVKGEDINQYSISMRLAAWEVSGRLFLEHPVFGTGIADLRTEMEDGFDTYYPALAPNSRHLPHNQFLIFLAGAGLTGFLVFVGVYFFPLFLRHTSHNFLFLTLWLVLFFALMAEAMLERQVGVSFFAFFWILLSGSPLKNEAVKI, encoded by the coding sequence TTGAAAAAAATATTTCCTTACATCGGGCCGGCTGGCGCAACGTTATTTCTCCTGGGGCTTTCCCTTTCGCGGGTGCTGATTACTGCCGGCCTCGTACTCATGCTGCTCCACCCGCTACTGAATGATGACTTCGCCACCTTCCGCAGGCAACTTTTCAGGAATAAAGCTGCTTTGCTCCTGCTCCTGCTTTTCTGTATCATACTGTTTAATGGCATTTTTACGGATAATCAATCCGGCTTTGTTGATTCTGTCATTATCAGGCTGCCACTGCTGTTTATGCCTTTTGCCCTTGCCTCGCCCACTTATTATAAACGGAAGAACCTGCTGTTTTTTGTGCTGGTTTTTATTGCGGGCATTGGCACGGCAGGGGTGTTCACGCTGAGCTATTTCCTGCTGCATTATGAGGAAGTAATGCGGGATATTCAGGCGCATCAGCCGGTGATCATTATAGGCGGTTTAAATCATATCTATTATAGTGTGATGCTCGCCTTTGCTTTATTAGCCTCATTTGTCCTGCTTTGGCAAAAATGGATTGCTCAGGTATGGCTGAGAAGGGCGCTTTACTTATTTATTGTGCTGGGCCTGATCTTTTTGCATTCGCTCTCCGCACGCACCGGGATGCTTGCATTTTATGGTTCCCTCCTGCTCATCGTGCTATACATCGCCTTTATGAAAAAGAGGTATCTTACCGGCATTGCCTCAGTCGCAGCGCTTGGCGGAATGCTGTTACTTGCGTTCTGGTTCGTTAAACCGTTTCAAGCCAGAGTTCAACAATCTATGCAGGATATTAGTGTATTTGTAAAAGGAGAAGACATCAACCAGTACTCAATCTCCATGAGGCTGGCGGCATGGGAAGTATCCGGCAGGTTGTTCCTGGAGCATCCGGTATTTGGCACCGGCATAGCCGATCTCAGAACTGAGATGGAAGATGGTTTTGATACCTATTATCCCGCGCTCGCCCCGAATAGCCGCCATTTGCCACACAACCAATTCCTCATCTTCCTGGCGGGTGCCGGACTTACAGGTTTTCTGGTTTTTGTTGGCGTCTATTTCTTTCCGCTCTTCCTCAGGCACACCAGCCATAATTTTCTTTTTCTCACCTTGTGGCTAGTCCTATTTTTTGCGCTGATGGCCGAGGCAATGCTGGAACGGCAGGTGGGCGTGTCATTCTTTGCTTTCTTCTGGATCCTGCTTTCAGGCTCTCCATTAAAAAATGAAGCAGTTAAAATTTGA
- a CDS encoding glycosyltransferase family 2 protein produces MPAIFASAQDFSPLTCPPRISVIIPAFNECNSIGKVIGDIPQSLVKEVVVVNNASTDDTVAKAEAAGATVLHEQRRGYGFACLKGIAYLKQQPLPPEIVVFLDADYSDHPEEMPLLVQKILEDDCDLVIGSRALGSRESGAMLPQQVFGNWLATRLIRILHNHRYTDLGPFRAIKWNSLMNINMQDTTFGWTVEMQVKAAKLKMKTCEVPVSYRKRIGVSKITGTVKGTVLAGYKIIYTILRHL; encoded by the coding sequence ATGCCTGCAATCTTTGCCTCAGCTCAAGACTTTTCTCCCCTGACTTGTCCTCCGCGCATATCGGTTATTATTCCTGCTTTCAATGAGTGTAATTCTATTGGAAAGGTGATCGGGGATATCCCACAGTCCCTGGTAAAGGAAGTAGTGGTGGTGAACAACGCTTCTACGGATGATACCGTGGCGAAAGCCGAAGCAGCAGGTGCCACGGTTTTACATGAACAAAGGCGCGGATACGGTTTTGCATGCCTCAAGGGCATCGCATATCTGAAGCAACAACCTCTGCCGCCAGAGATCGTGGTATTCCTGGATGCCGACTATTCTGACCATCCTGAAGAAATGCCTTTGCTCGTACAGAAAATTCTGGAGGATGATTGCGATCTCGTGATTGGCTCACGCGCACTAGGAAGCCGCGAATCTGGCGCCATGCTCCCGCAACAAGTGTTTGGCAACTGGCTGGCTACCCGGCTCATTCGCATTTTGCACAACCACCGCTACACTGATCTTGGTCCTTTCCGCGCTATAAAATGGAACAGCCTGATGAATATCAACATGCAGGACACCACCTTCGGGTGGACAGTGGAGATGCAGGTGAAAGCCGCTAAGCTGAAAATGAAGACCTGCGAAGTACCCGTGAGCTACCGGAAGCGGATCGGGGTTTCGAAAATCACAGGAACGGTTAAGGGTACGGTGCTGGCCGGGTACAAGATCATTTACACCATTTTGCGGCACCTGTAA
- a CDS encoding 7-cyano-7-deazaguanine reductase, with the protein MEKKLFDRIDPKILKAIPNPSNGAYEIKIKVPELTFLGVQEQPDFATLYITFYPKKKIIELRSMKQYMYQLRDVIVSYERLINIFYEQMMEVYEPERLRLVMICNPRGGISSRLTIDSDWEIRGGKEKFRDWTGSEDTWDVLM; encoded by the coding sequence ATGGAAAAAAAGCTATTTGACCGTATTGATCCAAAGATCCTGAAGGCGATTCCCAATCCCTCCAATGGCGCTTACGAAATAAAGATCAAGGTTCCGGAACTCACATTTCTGGGAGTGCAGGAGCAACCGGATTTCGCGACTCTCTACATCACTTTCTATCCTAAGAAAAAGATCATCGAACTCCGGTCCATGAAGCAATACATGTATCAGCTCCGGGATGTCATCGTATCGTACGAACGACTCATCAATATTTTTTATGAACAAATGATGGAGGTTTATGAACCCGAACGCCTGCGGCTGGTCATGATCTGCAATCCGCGCGGAGGCATCAGCTCCCGCCTCACAATTGATTCCGATTGGGAAATCCGTGGTGGCAAGGAGAAATTCCGCGACTGGACGGGCAGTGAGGATACCTGGGATGTGCTGATGTAG
- the gldC gene encoding gliding motility protein GldC: MPEEKKGNTTELRFNVQLDEDNVPEKIQWSSTEGGQLSTKECKAFMLSIWDDKENHALRLDLWNKEMRVDEMNIFFFETMMTMAESYERATNNSEMSVEIRKFAREFGEKTELLKQKRDEK, translated from the coding sequence ATGCCGGAAGAAAAGAAAGGGAACACTACCGAACTTAGATTTAATGTGCAACTGGATGAGGATAATGTTCCTGAAAAAATTCAGTGGAGTTCTACTGAAGGTGGACAACTGAGCACAAAGGAATGCAAGGCTTTTATGCTCTCAATTTGGGACGACAAGGAGAACCATGCATTGCGCCTTGATCTTTGGAACAAGGAGATGCGGGTTGATGAAATGAATATTTTCTTTTTTGAGACGATGATGACGATGGCTGAATCGTATGAGCGAGCCACTAATAACTCGGAGATGAGCGTGGAGATACGAAAGTTTGCCCGCGAGTTTGGAGAAAAGACGGAGTTGCTAAAGCAGAAACGTGATGAAAAGTAA